The Plasmodium vinckei vinckei genome assembly, chromosome: PVVCY_08 genome contains the following window.
GTTTGTCCATTTAAAGTGATTGTAGAATTAGGTAAGTCTAATGAAATGTTTTccataaaattaaaatctTTCAtacttaataaataatcacataaatcatttatattaatatatttaaaaagactattttttttttcaatatttttaataataattttttctttaaatgGTAAGattgtataattattttttatttttaaaaatccatttaatattttaatactcgcttttatcatattatttgattCTGTATAATCTTGAATAATTCCTAAAAAtgtgttattattttcatttagcGATTTTTTAACTGGATTTAAAGATATTTCCGATTTTTCCTTTCTAtggttataaaaaatattatttgcaAAAAGGAATGCATTAAGGTTATCCATTTTGGTATTACCATcattatgaataaaattgtaGTAACGCATTTGTTGACATGTTTTGGGATTAGACAATTGTTCGTGACACACTTTTAACAAAAACATATctctttttaaatttataaatttaattacatcatataaagaataatttttgttaaataatggtatattacttttttcaaattttacaatattttcatttttatatgcagAAATaggtataaaaattaaatttctttcaaaaaatttggTTTTACTAATCATATTTTGTGAACACTTTTcttgtaaataaaaattgttttcaCAAACAAATTCATATATGCTATCATTTTTTGGACAATCAAAATATGTCTTAATTGTTTTGCatatatcattaaaaactttttcatcataatcaaataaatctattttatttattactataatAATGTTTGAAATGCCAACAGATTTTAATATAGACACATTTCTGTAtgtttcatcattttttttattataaatattatttgcatCAACTACTAATATAGCACAATCTGCAAAAAAACTACAAGcatgtaaattatttactaGTTCACTATGCCCTGGAGTATCAAAAATGTTAACTTTACGAAAGCATACTATATCTTTATGTATaacatttcttttatataaatcttcaaatatctttttatcaatataaatattttcacatGATTTTTTGGTATTCATTACATCACAAAAAGATTGACTAATATCATTGttagtataaaatatgtaaaattgttttcttttattaaaaagggttatatttctttctctttcatcttcttcttcatctAATATGTAGGTATACTTGGAACTTTCTCtaatttgttcatatttttttagcatttgatcatttacataatttaaattatatagcAATGCACCTATTAATGTCGATTTCCCTGCATCGATATGACCCAACACAAGAATGTTCAAAGTATCaagcattatatatttcaaatctttttcttttttttcatcttgATCAGGTTTAATCACAATGTTTACCTCGTTTTTATTGCTtgatttttctttcttttttgtaCTTTTTACAGGAATACTATTGTTTTGATTTTTggatttattatcatttttatttttatcctttacattatttacattttctttGTGTCCATATTCTGCATAATTTTCGTCGTCATAATATTCATAGTCATCTTCATAATCGTCTTCGTAATCGTCGTCATACAAAAGTTTTCTTCCTCCCTTTCTATTACTCATTGTTTGGTTtatgtcttttttttacgtataaaaatgtatgtaagtttatgaatatactaaaaaaaatattcaaaactGTATTAATTACTATACAACTACAGGaaaagttttaaaaaagaaaccatatattatacaggaataaataatatgcccattatataatgaaaattgaaagatcgttttttttcgcaacaatttaaatggaaaataaaataaatttcatgaatattatttcaAGTCATGATGGTGAAATTTATTGTCTTacaattttcatttgtaaAACATTAGAAACAAAATGGCATACggaaaatatacataatttatgtcattttgtgtttttttaaattatttttcataatataatgGATACATGGCTTGTTTGTGgacatatattttgttctttATACTttgcaatatttttaaaggcAAATTATTGTGAATTTCAGATTGAaattacattattatttttgcttTAAAAGTAAAGGAAAGaatgaaaaatgaattatgttcgaaattgtatatgtaaatataaatttcgtctttttttttaatcatacaaataaatgttATATTCTTTACTATAtcgtatttatataaaatgtggatatattatttgcaaAATCGACgttgttttaatttttatatattttatacatttaaaatatttttttaaaaatttctcaccaattttattttatgtatattatataaatacatatatgatatactttatatattaggttccttttcaatatttgtatgtttatataatattgtaaaataacaacaaattgaatatatgtatttttttttttaattggtGGCTGTTGAGAAATAgcctttttttattacccATAACCGGAAAATAATTtggtattattttttaatatatatattacatacctatatatttatttattttataaaaaaaatatatatttgttatttttcatgttttgaaagtaaaagtaaaatgaattaaaaaaataaaaaaataataaatataaatcaagggataaaatttgaaattctcaaaatacaaaattttccttttaatagtaaaatacaaaattcattgtatatattgaagatcaaatttttaaccttgttataaaaataacttaagtaatttttttataaaaacataaaataaatccataagtttataatttttttcgaatagttatatatattatgccattttttaaaataaaaaagtgttAAGAGTAGGATTTGCTTCAAAAACGTACAAGAAAAACCCAgcaaaacaaatatatataaatatatatatatgcttataGTACCAGCTATATTTGCATTGAGCAtacgaaataaaaaagctATACCAGATTCTATAgattatttgaataaaataaatgtgaaCATATTATGGAagtcatatttattatgctTTTCATGCATGAATGGGATATgaaattttgtatataaattttgcaAAACCTCGcaatatagatatatgcCAACACAaccatttatttatgtatccATATATCTAtaggtatatataaaatactatttcatttttcccCACACATAcacatttataatattaaataaaaaaacaatatgaacaattcagaaataaaacaaatttttgTCCAGTTAAGTCatgtaaataaagaaaatcgAGACAATGGAATGGATTTGGTTTATGagtatatagaaaaaaataaaaatacattgcAAAAGAAGgaaataacatatatatgtacaggattattttattattattggtTATGCTATTCTATTgatgaacaaaaaaaatcagctttaaaaatatgtagattaatacatatttttgatGGAAAAACGGAAGATGATGATAAAACtcatgtatttttatttttacaatgtTTTTTACAAACAATGTCtgtaaaatatgaaaatttgGATGTATATagattaaataaatttttatttttatttagagTTTTCCAAGCtgaatttttaatgtttttacataattattcatggaaaagtatatatattaaaaaatataataaaataattatgaaacTTTTTGACGAAACTAATGGTGTTTTTCATGCTTATATagatacattttttaaagagtTCATGGAAAATGaagtttatttaaaattaaaaaaagaagatcatggatataatacaaaacaatttttattattaattgatccattttttaaaattgtgtgtaaaacaaaaaaaaaatatactatcaatttaattcaaaaaaaaatattttttatggtaTTAAAAGTTAATATAAAACGACGTATGTTGttggaaaaaattaacagcTACATAGATATATGcccaaataaatatggatCAAAAATTTTGAGGAACTTTTACAATTTATTCGATAACCCaaataagaaaaagaataaaggaaatataaaatataaaacaccAGTCTTTATtgcaaattataataatgataaagatTGTGATGGTGAAAAGgatgatgaaaaagaagatgatgaaaatgatgacagcgaaaatgataatgaaaacaaTGACAAGAGTAGTGACGGAAATAGTGATGAGagtaatgaagaaaataacgGCGGAAATACCGACGGAAATACTGATGGAAAGAGTGACGGAAATGAGGACGGTGAAAATGATTGCACCGATGAACAAGGagataatgaaaaagagTCAAACAcagaaaacaaaataaatgacgAAAATGCTGAATGTGATAATGAATTAGTTGAGAcagaaaacaaaataaatgacgAAATTTCTGATTGTGATAATGAATTAGTTGACACAGAAGGAGAGGTTAtggatgaaaaaaatgagaatGATTGCCTTGGTcaaaaagcaaaaaaaaaaaagaagaaaaatagaaaaacaataaaaaagataaaggAACAAACCAATAGAATAATGAATGATGAAGATGAagattatattaatatggttttaaatgaaattagGGGAagtaaaaagaaaaagaaaatatataatagtcTTTTGGgcaaaaagaaagaaaataaaaaaatacaactCAATTTCATCAAGTTAATGCTAAAAGAAATGCgtgctaaaaaaaaattaaaaaataaatttaaacaaatatatgatgACGAAAACAACGACATATACATGAAACAAAAtggattaaaaaaaaagaaaaaaaaattaatgctTATGTCCAATAACCAAACAATAAACACTGAATTTGAATTggatgatgaaaataaaaaacttaaaaaagaaaaattactaaaaaaaaaaaataaaaaagtaaaaaagggtttaaaaaaaactctTCTCATTCATGAGCCACGATTAGGTGATCAACATGTCTTAAGCAaaactattttaaaaaaagaaaagacaAAATCTAGTACCCCTAAAAAAGTCCATTTTGACTTAAAGAAAAACACAATCGAATATATCCCATGtgctaaaaaaaagaatggtaatccatatttttttttgggaAATTTTCGAAACTTAATTAATATTCCATCCCTTTTATAaggaaattaaaaatataaagaaaaagaacaaaaatagaaaaatatattttttgtttctttcCCCCTTTTTTCTATATGTCAATCCTTTTtctttgtattattatatatttttttttaactttaattttttttataatttttctacTTATTTGTTATCcaccatatttattataaactCCCCCATAAACtcccatttttttacatttttttaattaaaacaCATTGTTAATTATTGTAATTAAtacaattataatttttttccaaaaaaatcgatattatatatatacgaaATATcctaatatttaattatttctgAATAAAGTTTGAAATACTGGGttactaaaaaatatatttcatcaaaaaaaaaaaatatatgcaatctataagaataaa
Protein-coding sequences here:
- a CDS encoding elongation factor Tu, putative; the protein is MSNRKGGRKLLYDDDYEDDYEDDYEYYDDENYAEYGHKENVNNVKDKNKNDNKSKNQNNSIPVKSTKKKEKSSNKNEVNIVIKPDQDEKKEKDLKYIMLDTLNILVLGHIDAGKSTLIGALLYNLNYVNDQMLKKYEQIRESSKYTYILDEEEDERERNITLFNKRKQFYIFYTNNDISQSFCDVMNTKKSCENIYIDKKIFEDLYKRNVIHKDIVCFRKVNIFDTPGHSELVNNLHACSFFADCAILVVDANNIYNKKNDETYRNVSILKSVGISNIIIVINKIDLFDYDEKVFNDICKTIKTYFDCPKNDSIYEFVCENNFYLQEKCSQNMISKTKFFERNLIFIPISAYKNENIVKFEKSNIPLFNKNYSLYDVIKFINLKRDMFLLKVCHEQLSNPKTCQQMRYYNFIHNDGNTKMDNLNAFLFANNIFYNHRKEKSEISLNPVKKSLNENNNTFLGIIQDYTESNNMIKASIKILNGFLKIKNNYTILPFKEKIIIKNIEKKNSLFKYININDLCDYLLSMKDFNFMENISLDLPNSTITLNGQTEGKEKNVHNTNASFQNNFLNFIKILSEMAKNCTVNERVNINDDIVDNVLIKIDENKVMNGSLLASNTTTDIEMNYPYTINNIFTYNKLKALIKMNDIKIPLIIGRNYLFYSLNYSHSVTIKNVYYVYKTKDSSNSYTIPNSKLKLDCNEQISTQIGDLKNYKKKKNTIFYEKTENKKCCLRSYDIGIVEIQINNNTSICTQYFRNELQYFITSDGLFFNAYDFLSFSISPLSRFILSEENKIVASGLVLK
- a CDS encoding nucleolar protein Nop52, putative; translation: MNNSEIKQIFVQLSHVNKENRDNGMDLVYEYIEKNKNTLQKKEITYICTGLFYYYWLCYSIDEQKKSALKICRLIHIFDGKTEDDDKTHVFLFLQCFLQTMSVKYENLDVYRLNKFLFLFRVFQAEFLMFLHNYSWKSIYIKKYNKIIMKLFDETNGVFHAYIDTFFKEFMENEVYLKLKKEDHGYNTKQFLLLIDPFFKIVCKTKKKYTINLIQKKIFFMVLKVNIKRRMLLEKINSYIDICPNKYGSKILRNFYNLFDNPNKKKNKGNIKYKTPVFIANYNNDKDCDGEKDDEKEDDENDDSENDNENNDKSSDGNSDESNEENNGGNTDGNTDGKSDGNEDGENDCTDEQGDNEKESNTENKINDENAECDNELVETENKINDEISDCDNELVDTEGEVMDEKNENDCLGQKAKKKKKKNRKTIKKIKEQTNRIMNDEDEDYINMVLNEIRGSKKKKKIYNSLLGKKKENKKIQLNFIKLMLKEMRAKKKLKNKFKQIYDDENNDIYMKQNGLKKKKKKLMLMSNNQTINTEFELDDENKKLKKEKLLKKKNKKVKKGLKKTLLIHEPRLGDQHVLSKTILKKEKTKSSTPKKVHFDLKKNTIEYIPCAKKKNGNPYFFLGNFRNLINIPSLL